DNA from Rhodobacteraceae bacterium M382:
TGCCTCTGGACCTCGGCTTGCTCCTTGGGTAGATCTCTGTTCGAGGCCCAAGTGGCGGAATGGTAGACGCAGGGGATTCAAAATCCCCCGCTGGTGACAGCGTGCCGGTTCGAGTCCGGCCTTGGGTACCATTGATTTATAAGGGAAAAGCGGCTTTTGGTCGCTTGATCAGAAAGTAGCTTTTCCCTTGCCTCACACATATCAAGCAGCAGGCGATAATTTGGCGTTGGACTGGTCCAGTTTTGCTGTGCCAGGGATCCATGCTGGCTGGTGATTGACCATTTTGTGACGAAACCCGGCCAGACAGGCTTTCCTTGATACCTGCTGTGCGGGTGACAATGCTATTATGCGATGGAAGGCGAAATTTCTGTTTGGCGGCGGGCGACAAAGGCGTCCAACTCTTCGTGTCGGGCGATGTCCAGAGATGGGTGTTCATAGTCGCGCAGCAGAGCCTCGGCTTTTTCTGCGGCGCGTGTCTGCGTGTCCTTGCTGCCCCGGGCCTGCCATTGTTCGTAGGCCTCATAATCCAGGATCTCGGGAGCAAAAAATGCGTCCTGGAAGTGTTTGAGCGTGAATTCATCACCCAGATAATGCCCACCTGGACCGACGCGCCGCACCGCCTCCAACGCTTCTTGCAGGCGATCAAACCGCACACCGGCGGCGTATTTCGCCATCAACAGGTTCTGTTCCGCATCCACGATCAATTTGCTCAGACAGTGCACCATGCCCGCTTCGTCCCATCCTCCTGCATGGAGCAGGAAGTTTGCGTTTGAAGTGACTGCCGCCATGTAGGAGGTCGCGGATTCATATCCCGATTGCGCATCAAAACTCTTTGATGACGCTTGGGACGCGGTCGTGCGCCAGGGGATTTGATATCTGCGGGCCAGTTGGCCCACCAGCGCATTCATCTGGCTGACTTCGGGCATCCCCGACATCGGCGCGCCGGTTTTCATCGACACTGACACCGAATACTGCCCGTAAATCGTTTTGGTTCCGGGTTTGACCAATTGGGCATAGGCAATACCGGCGATGGCTTCGGCATTCAGCTGGGCGACGGTGGCCACCACATCGGCGGGTGTATTGGCTGCTCCCAGCACAAACGGAGAGATCAGCACAACCTGATTGGCAGCGGCAAACACCCGCAACCCCTCCAGCATGGTCGAATCCCAGACCAGCGGCGAATTGCCCGAGATCTGCCCCATGATGACGGCGTTCTGTTCGAGAAAGTCGGCTCCATGGGCAATTCGGGCCATGGCGATGGAATCCTCGGCCCGCTCCTGGCCGGTGGTCAGGCCGAAATAAGCCAGATCCGTTTCCACCAGATTGGTGTGATTGATGTGTAGATGCCGCCAGGGGACCGGAATTTCGGTGGGTTCACAGGCAAATCCGGTGGCCATGTGAAACCCGGGGCTCATCTGGATCAGCTTGTTGATACGACGCAGGTCATCGAGGGTGGAAAATCGCCGGGTGCCATCCAGATCCCGAATGTTCGGTGCGCCCTGCATCGGGCAGAAAGATACCGTATCCACACCGATTTCAAATCGGGTGTCAGCGCCGCGTCCGGTCATTTCAAACCGATCTGGTGCCTGTGCCAACAGGCCCGTGACCAGATCGGGGTCCAGATGCACACGCTGTCCGCGCACATCGGCACCCGCCTTCTTCCACTGGTTCAGGGCCACCGGGTCGCGGAAATCAATGCCGATTTCCTTGAGGATCCACAATGAGGCCAGATGGATGTGTTCCAGTTCATCCCGGCTGACCAGTTCCACCGGTTTGACCCCATAGCGAATGGTACCCAAACGCGGCGTCACCTCGGCCGCACGGGCCGCCTGCCGGGCACGGCGTCCCTGGCGGATGGGGTGGGGCGGTGTCTGGTTCATG
Protein-coding regions in this window:
- a CDS encoding trimethylamine methyltransferase family protein; this encodes MNQTPPHPIRQGRRARQAARAAEVTPRLGTIRYGVKPVELVSRDELEHIHLASLWILKEIGIDFRDPVALNQWKKAGADVRGQRVHLDPDLVTGLLAQAPDRFEMTGRGADTRFEIGVDTVSFCPMQGAPNIRDLDGTRRFSTLDDLRRINKLIQMSPGFHMATGFACEPTEIPVPWRHLHINHTNLVETDLAYFGLTTGQERAEDSIAMARIAHGADFLEQNAVIMGQISGNSPLVWDSTMLEGLRVFAAANQVVLISPFVLGAANTPADVVATVAQLNAEAIAGIAYAQLVKPGTKTIYGQYSVSVSMKTGAPMSGMPEVSQMNALVGQLARRYQIPWRTTASQASSKSFDAQSGYESATSYMAAVTSNANFLLHAGGWDEAGMVHCLSKLIVDAEQNLLMAKYAAGVRFDRLQEALEAVRRVGPGGHYLGDEFTLKHFQDAFFAPEILDYEAYEQWQARGSKDTQTRAAEKAEALLRDYEHPSLDIARHEELDAFVARRQTEISPSIA